Proteins from one Podospora pseudocomata strain CBS 415.72m chromosome 4, whole genome shotgun sequence genomic window:
- the SUP35 gene encoding translation termination factor GTPase eRF3 (EggNog:ENOG503NVHC; COG:J) encodes MSNNVQESWEDDASAHDENLARQTQQMNLNQQGGFRPGAASFQPTAQTFQPGQGYGGYNQYNQQQQYYGGQGQGYYGQYGQQGQGYGQGYGGVYGQNQGGYNQGQGYGQWQGYQQQQQQQQYQYQPQQQQNQQQAPKPTPTIVKRPAQPALGEASKPAPAKDIGAKVLSIGGDAKPKAKVLSIGNPAPAKDEAPKAKVLSIGNPAPAKEEPKTEETKKQEAKNEGTAQAAQKVAAAKAVEKTDSQAASGKTSPAPSSGRSSPSRAAAAKAAARDADAVEKEQSADVDDETLKEVYGKEHVNIIFIGHVDAGKSTLGGAILYVTGMVDQRTLDKYKRDAKEMGRETWYLSWALDLTNEERSKGKTVEVGRGFFETDKRRYSILDAPGHKTYVPNMIGGASQADVGILVISARKGEYETGFEKGGQTREHAMLAKTQGVNKLIVAINKMDDPTVNWSHERYLECTTKLQQFLKGTGYNLKTDVFFMPIAAQQTMGIKDRVPKDVCPWYDGPSLLEYLDNMKALERKINAPFMMAVAGKYRDMGTMIEGKIEAGVVKKGMSVIMMPNRQSVDIAAVYGETEDEVNLAQCGDQVRLRLRGIEEEEIMPGFVLCSPKRLVHNVAQFEAQIRILDLKSILTAGFNCVLHVHAAIEEVTFAALLHKLQKGTNRKSKVPPSHAKKGDSIIARLQVTGGAGSVCVERFEDYPQMGRFTLRDQGSNHCNWQDHQAHYRGYCLNWERKEKYG; translated from the exons ATGTCCAACAACGTTCAAGAATCgtgggaggatgatgcctCCGCCCACGACGAGAACCTGGCGCGCCAGACTCAGCAAATGAACCTCAACCAGCAGGGTGGTTTCCGCCCCGGTGCTGCCTCTTTCCAGCCAACAGCCCAGACCTTTCAGCCTGGCCAGGGCTACGGTGGTTACAACCAGTataaccagcagcagcaatacTATGGCGGCCAAGGCCAGGGCTACTATGGTCAATATGGCCAGCAAGGGCAAGGCTACGGGCAGGGGTACGGTGGTGTTTACGGTCAAAACCAGGGCGGCTACAACCAGGGACAAGGTTACGGTCAATGGCAAGGctaccagcagcaacagcagcaacaacaatacCAGTACcagcctcagcaacagcagaacCAGCAACAGGCCCCCAAGCCTACACCCACCATCGTAAAGAGGCCAGCTCAGCCAGCCCTGGGCGAAGCTTCCAAGCCAGCGCCCGCCAAGGACATCGGTGCAAAGGTATTGAGCATTGGAGGCGACGCGaagcccaaggccaaggtACTCTCGATCGGCAATCCTGCGCCCGCTAAAGACGAGGcgcccaaggccaaggtgcTTTCGATTGGCAACCCTGCGCCCGCGAAGGAGGAGCCCAAGACGGAGGAgacgaagaagcaggaggcGAAGAATGAGGGCACCGCCCAGGCGGCTCAGAAGGTTGCTGCGGCCAAGGCGGTAGAGAAGACAGATTCTCAGGCGGCTAGCGGAAAGACTTCGCCAGCTCCCTCTTCTGGCCGTTCCAGCCCGTCCCGCGCCGCGGccgccaaggctgctgctcgcgACGCCGATGCTGTCGAGAAGGAGCAGAGCGCCGATGTCGATGACGAGACTCTCAAGGAAGTCTACGGAAAGGAGCAcgtcaacatcatcttcatcggtCACGTCGATGCTGGCAAGAGTACTCTTGGTGGTGCCATTCTCTACGTCACCGGCATGGTTGACCAGAGAACACTCGACAAGTATAAGAGAGACGCCAAGGAGATGGGCCGTGAGACCTGGTATCTCTCCTGGGCTCTTGATTTGACCAACGAAGAACGTTCCAAGGGCAAGACCGTCGAGGTTGGCCGTGGTTTCTTCGAGACAGACAAGCGCAGATACAGTATCTTGGATGCTCCCGGCCACAAGACCTATGTCCCCAACATGATCGGTGGTGCTTCGCAGGCCGATGTTGGTATTCTCGTCATTTCTGCCCGCAAGGGTGAGTACGAGACCGGTTTCGAGAAGGGCGGTCAGACCAGAGAGCACGCCATGTTGGCCAAGACTCAGGGTGTGAACAAGCTCATTGTTGCCATCAACAAGATGGACGACCCTACTGTCAACTGGTCCCACGAGCGTTACCTCGAGTGCACCACCAAGCTCCAGCAATTCTTGAAGGGCACTGGCTACAACCTTAAGACGGATGTCTTCTTCATGCCCATTGCTGCTCAGCAGACCATGGGTATCAAGGACCGCGTGCCGAAGGACGTCTGCCCCTGGTATGACGGGCCCTCGCTTCTCGAGTACCTTGATAACATGAAGGCTCTGGAGCGCAAGATCAACGCGCCTTTCATGATGGCCGTTGCCGGCAAGTACCGTGACATGGGCACCATGATCGAGGGTAAGATCGAGGCCGGTGTGGTCAAGAAGGGCATGAGCGTCATCATGATGCCCAACAGGCAGTCGGTCGACATTGCGGCCGTCTACGGCGAGACGGAAGACGAAGTGAACCTCGCCCAGTGCGGTGACCAGGTTCGTCTCCGTCTCCGCGGCattgaagaggaagagatcaTGCCCGGTTTCGTCCTCTGCTCGCCCAAGCGCTTGGTGCACAACGTTGCCCAGTTCGAGGCCCAGATCCGCATTCTTGACCTCAAGAGCATTCTCACTGCCGGCTTCAACTGTGTGCTGCACGTCCACGCTGCCATTGAGGAGGTCACTTTTGCGGCTCTGCTGCACAAGCTGCAGAAGGGTACCAACAGGAAGAGCAAGGTGCCGCCATCCCATGCCAAGAAGGGTGACAGCATCATTGCCCGTCTGCAGGTGACTGGCGGTGCTGGGTCGGTGTGCGTGGAGAGGTTTGAGGATTACCCCCAGATGGGTCGTTTCACTCTGCGTGATCAG GGGTcaaaccattgcaattggcAAGATCACCAAGCTCATTACCGAGGATACTGCTTAAACTGggaacgaaaagaaaaatacGGATGA
- the YRB30 gene encoding Ran-specific GTPase-activating protein 30 (EggNog:ENOG503NTWZ; COG:S), with the protein MDALLANLGYQTVNFAIKSGIALTSKYAVQQCARLLTTVDDKPVYAELKSLQKLLSTKIKIVSPAIDLILLKSGRGNSFLDAAQPLASSLHREIVRLGKRLQNAAAEEEASGDGRRPRMTEAHHAELTMILSDIKRLLDRIDRDIPFIQLAITASGENMSTPMNPREATFSPSRLMQASTLVSFGDLHFNGTQPIQVGPSFTLTLYMLFVGHSQVETQNDKHQERNGNVAKNGSPSALQLVESSGSRSADGGNGTENSNEVPYGIGESDRKPIWQEVMHKARVRLLRTPMGCTFDSLHGYCTLHGHNHKAGFNGPANGYSYHLEIIEDLDDGRMHDDKEHGFKPKEFEGVRMAGIREAIPIHQFSKIFYTDTGVILNIGDAENGYNNPVLLLKRDLRMVSPHEMPQQASAQSGIVNHGYSDDESDDQDEIDRQLWEESHLSPDRSDGQNHSNSTNLPPHLDPEWLALEVYMDDDGDDSGSETADEEDSSIGSPQRGFSADNHHLANNSLSADTNLMRQFRQISLHSDSPAGSPIRQTSRDIERRNPSSQQQDMPRSPFDAVTSSLSLLEMLIRLTSLQESQQVSHLAIPDDFTMHFLQNTTTTGYAGEMARRIKDQAKRRMGFDPYDDGDVESEPGKELGVNRTGR; encoded by the exons ATGGACGCACTTTTAGCCAACCTCGGATACCAGACGGTCAACTTCGCCATCAAATCCGGGATTGCCCTCACGTCCAAGTATGCCGTCCAGCAATGCGCCCGCCTACTCACGACGGTCGATGATAAGCCGGTCTATGCAGAGCTCAAATCTCTGCAAAAGCTCCTCAGCACAAAAATCAAG ATTGTGTCCCCTGCCATCGACCTGATCCTTCTCAA GTCTGGCCGTGGAAACTCATTTCTCGATGCAGCCCAACCATTAGCATCTTCGTTACACCGAGAAATTGTCCGTCTTGGGAAGCGTCTTCAgaatgccgccgccgaggaggaagcctcTGGGGACGGCCGCCGTCCTCGGATGACAGAGGCTCACCATGCCGAACTGACCATGATACTCAGCGATATCAAACGCCTACTGGACAGGATCGACCGAGATATTCCCTTCATCCAGCTGGCCATCACTGCCTCTGGTGAGAATATGTCGACGCCCATGAACCCTCGCGAGGCTACCTTTTCTCCATCGAGACTCATGCAAGCTAGCACCttggtttcttttggggATTTGCACTTTAACGGGACGCAGCCGATTCAGGTTGGCCCGTCGTTCACACTGACCTTGTATATGCTCTTTGTCGGCCACTCCCAAGTTGAAACACAGAACGATAAGCACCAGGAGCGAAATGGAAACGTGGCCAAGAATGGCTCGCCTTCGGCCCTACAACTTGTCGAATCCTCAGGAAGTAGATCAGCCGATGGGGGAAATGGCACAGAAAACTCAAATGAGGTTCCCTACGGGATAGGAGAGTCCGACAGGAAGCCAATCTGGCAAGAAGTCATGCACAAGGCCAGGGTACGTCTCTTGCGGACACCCATGGGCTGTACATTTGATTCCCTGCATGGGTACTGCACCCTGCATGGCCATAACCACAAGGCAGGGTTTAATGGACCGGCCAATGGATACAGTTACCACTTGGAGATCATTGAAGATCTGGACGATGGACGTATGCACGACGACAAGGAACATGGCTTCAAGCCtaaggagtttgagggtgtAAGGATGGCAGGCATTCGCGAGGCCATACCGATCCATCAGTTCTCCAAGATCTTCTACACAGACACCGGGGTCATACTCAACATCGGCGACGCAGAGAATGGATACAACAATCCAGTCTTGTTGCTGAAACGAGACCTCAGAATGGTCTCCCCACACGAAATGCCGCAGCAAGCGTCTGCTCAGTCAGGCATCGTCAACCATGGGTATTCGGATGACGAGTCTGACGACCAAGACGAGATTGATCGTCAGTTGTGGGAAGAGAGCCATCTGTCACCAGATCGGTCTGACGGTCAAAATCACTCAAACTCGACGAATTTACCGCCTCACCTTGACCCCGAGTGGTTGGCTCTGGAGGTCTACATGGATGACGACGGCGATGATTCGGGCTCAGAGACAGcagacgaagaagacagcAGTATTGGCTCGCCCCAAAGAGGTTTCTCAGccgacaaccaccaccttgccaacaaTAGCCTCTCGGCCGACACCAACCTGATGCGGCAGTTTAGACAAATCTCGCTCCACTCTGACTCCCCTGCCGGATCTCCCATCCGCCAAACAAGTCGCGACATTGAGAGAAgaaacccatcatcacaacaacaagataTGCCAAGGTCTCCGTTTGACGCCGTCACGTCTTCCCTGTCGCTGCTGGAGATGCTGATACGGCTCACGAGCCTCCAAGAGTCCCAGCAGGTCTCCCACTTGGCGATCCCGGATGACTTTACGATGCATTTCTTgcaaaacaccaccaccactggctATGCGGGTGAGATGGCGCGGAGGATAAAGGATCAggcaaagaggaggatggggtttgATCCgtatgatgatggggatgtcgAGTCGGAGCCTgggaaggagttgggggttAACAGGACGGGTAGGTAG
- a CDS encoding hypothetical protein (COG:Q; EggNog:ENOG503NWT2), with amino-acid sequence MTLIDCHFTMSTTTPPPAPAAPAATTAPNAAAAANPDPVSQLFSVKGIVALITGGGTGIGLILTRTLALGGASRIYILGRRLPVLQSAATSVNALVGKNVVIPLYCDITSRISISSTVSVISSDLGYINLLICNAGIGGPQVLLSSTTPNSLEEFQQQQMDTVAGWEETMRANVTGVWFTAMGFLSLLEKGNHTEWGKGGVSSQVIVMSSIAGFNKKAPGGWAYGASKAAATHVVFPSEMAAPIVEAAGGSMTGGGVIPLDKSVVPLGRMGDEKDMAGQILYLASRAGAYCNGNVVLVDGGRLGTFPSAGY; translated from the exons ATGACG CTCATAGATTGTCATTTCACAatgtcaaccaccacaccacccccagctccGGCggctccagcagcaacaacggcaccgaatgccgctgccgccgccaacccAGACCCGGTATCCCAACTCTTCTCCGTCAAAGGCATCGTAGCCCTCATCACAGGAGGCGGCACCG GAAtcggcctcatcctcacccgcaccctcgccctcggggGCGCATCAAGGATCTACATCCTCGGCCGCCGGCTTCCCGTTCTTCAATCCGCCGCGACGTCTGTCAACGCCCTCGTCGGCAAGAACGTAGTAATCCCTCTATACTGCGACATCACCTCTCGcatctccatctcgtccaccGTTTCTGTCATCTCCTCCGACCTAGGCTACATCAACCTCCTGATCTGCAACGCTGGCATCGGCGGCCCGCAAGTCCTCctttcttccaccaccccgaacTCCCTGGAAGAgttccaacaacagcagatGGACACCGTGGCTGGCTGGGAGGAAACAATGAGGGCAAACGTGACAGGGGTGTGGTTCACGGCCATGGGGTTCTTGTCGCTGTTGGAAAAAGGGAATCATACGGaatggggaaaggggggtgtgagCTCTCAGGTTATTGTTATGAGTTCAATTGCTGGGTTTAATAAAAAGGCACCCGGGGGTTGGGCGTATGGGGCGAGCAAGGCGGCGGCTACGCATGTGG TGTTCCCGAGTGAGATGGCGGCGCCGATTGTGGAAGCAGCTGGGGGTTCGATgacggggggtggggtgatTCCCCTGGATAAGAGCGTTGTTcctttggggaggatgggggatgagaaggatATGGCGGGGCAGATTTTGTATTTGGCTTCGAGGGCGGGGGCGTATTGTAATGGGAATGTGGttttggttgatggggggaggttggggactTTTCCCAGTGCTGGGTATTAG